GGGTGGCATCTTGGGGTAATTTGTGGTTATGGAGCATTTgatggtttctctctctcttttttttaacaggtcTAGGTCTGAAAGCTCAAAACCAGCTCCACCCCCACCTCCAGTAGTATGTTGTCCTGCCCCACCCTGGTCTCTTCCTGCCTCCTGCTCCAGGGTAAATTACTTTAAAAGGTAAATGTCTCTGAGATGCCATGCCTGAATGATTTCTGTACCGGTCACAGCTCACTGGACTCTAACGCATCATTTCTGACCAGACTGCCTCCTGAGGTCATCCTGAAGATTTTCTCCTACTTGGATGCGGCGTCTCTCTTCTCCGTCTGTTTCGTTAGCCGCCAGTTTCATGAGCTGGCTAATGACAAGTAGGTGACTCTCTTCAgcgtcagtgtgttggtgtggagatacATTTGATAGAGAACATAAGAGTGACCTTGTAAACCCTGTGCCACTTTAAATCCTGCAGCGTGATATGGTATGAGCTGTACTCCTGTGAGATGGGCAGGAGAAAGTGGAAGCTGGACTCTGAGAGCGCTGATGTGCAGGACGTCCCGGCAGCCGTGTGGAAGAAGCTGCTGTTCAGTGAGATGGGCTGCCACAAGGACGCCGTGTGGATGAAGAAGCTGAGACACATGAATCTGAACACGGGAATGCCGGAGCAGACGGAGCAGGTCCTCAGGTCAGAGGTGTTCCTCGTCCTCTCACTGCCCTGGAGAGCTTTATTCAGACACAGGGGTCATTCAAGGTGACTTAGGAAGCAAGGAAGAGACATAAAAAGTCATACTGTAGCTTCAACCCTAAGAGTATGTTAATGTTTATACGTGAAAGGTTATGCAGTCTAGCAAGTTTAAGCTACTTAAATAATAAACCAACACCAAGGTTTCCGGAAGTCTCTTGAACAGAAGGTGAGACGTTGTTTTTCAGTCTAGTCAACAAGtctgatacacagacactcggctttaaactgaaaaagaatcagggatagaaaataaggactggaatgaataaaatcaaacatttatttgttctGACGTGTAACACATAAtacatgaaattaaaataaaaataaaaaacgtaaaaaagaaattctgaatgctgtctttttttttaaattccatcATTAAAAACCTTAACAAATATAGAAATTTAAATTGAATTCTTGaataatttaaatgttatttgtaaaatatataaagctgctaaaaaatctctttttataTGTTTTGATGAACCTTCATGAAATTCAAATGAATTCATATTTTAACGTTTACATTAAAAACAAGCATGTTTGTTCAAGCAGGTTTTATTTCACAAAATTCAgataaaaaaattcagttttaaAGCATAAAACGAACCGAACTCAGGTTAGGAGTTGCAGTGCTGAGATCTGCGCAGGTACATTCTCttcagataaaacacacacacgtctggcCTTCAAAACAAACATCATCTGCATCATTTGCATCTGGTCTTCAAAGTGAGATTTACAGACAGAATGAATGTTGGTGAAGTGAATTATTGAACCTCTGACACTAAGAACATTCAGTCTGTGATGGACGTTTATTAGCTGAACTGGTTTTGCTTTCAGTAATGGTGTTAATTAAAGCCGATGTGTTCTGCAGGAGTCTGCGTGTAGTCTGGGAGATCACACTCACGCTTAAGCGAGGGAAGCAGAGCGTGTACAAGCAATCTCAGGCCTTTTTCTCTGACTCGTCCGTCACCGTGTGCTGGAGCGGCGGCGTCTGGCCGAGAATTCAGAACGTCTACAACGTGCAGCTCCACGGAGTCTTGGGTTCCCCGACGACTATAACAGCCAAGTGAGCAAGATCCTTCAGTAACGACTAGGTATAAATCTGCGTTCTTCCCGAATCTCACTGCAGCGGCGCTTGTGTCTGTTCCAGGCCGGCGTGGCGCTCTCTCATCAGTAAAACGTTGGTGAGGAGGATGGAGAAGTGGAGGTACATCGGCGAGGACAGTCTGGTGAAACTGGTGCAGTTTGATGAAGGGATCACTGTGGGAGTATGGAGAGTACGACTGGGTTTAACATCCACAACTCCTTTAACACGtctctgtgttttgtgtgtttatttacgTATTTGTCTTTATGCCTGGCTGTAGGGCACCTGGATAATCGCCTTCATCATGGCCACCTTACACTTCCACAGACTGGTGGAGAGAAGCGTTCTCGGCTCGCTCTTCTGGTACGCTGATGTTTGTTTTACCGTTCCTATGACTAAGaggcactgaggccacacctccttcctggtgactgacaggcacagaggccacacctcctttactatgactgacaggcacagaggccacacctctttcactatGACTGaaaggcacagaggccacacctcctttactatgactgacatacacagaggccacacctccttcactatgactgaaaggcacagaggccacacctcctttattatGACTGAcatgcacagaggccacacctccttccatATGACTgagaggcacagaggccacacccccttcactatgactgagaggcacagaggccacaactCCATTATGACTGAggggcacagaggccacacctccttccatATGCCTgagaggcacagaggccacaccttcttcaccatGACTGAGAGGCACAGAGGCCAAACCTCCTTCACTATGACTgagaggcacagaggccacacctccttcactatgacTGAGAGGCACAGAGGCCAAACAATCCTTCACTATGACTgagaggcacagaggccacacctccttcactatgacTGAGAGGCACAGAGGCCAAACAATCCTTCACTATGACTgagaggcacagaggccacacctccttcactatgactgagaggcacagaggccaaacctccttcactatgactgagaggcacagaggccaaacctccttcactatgactgagaggcacagaggccaaacctccttcactatgactgaaaggcacagaggccacacctcctttattatGACTGACATGCACAGAGGCCAAACCTCCTTCACTATGACTGAGAGGCACAGAGGCCAAACCTCCTTCACTATGACTGaaaggcacagaggccacacctcctttattatGACTGAcatgcacagaggccacacctccttccatATGACTGAGAGGCACAGAGGCCAAACAATCCTTCACTATGACTgagaggcacagaggccacacctccttcactatgacTGAGAGGCACAGAGGCCAAACAATCCTTCACTATGACTgagaggcacagaggccacacctccttcactatgactgagaggcacagaggccaaacctccttcactatgactgagaggcacagaggccaaacctccttcactatgactgagaggcacagaggccaaacctccttcactatgactgaaaggcacagaggccacacctcctttattatGACTGACATGCACAGAGGCCAAACCTCCTTCACTATGACTGAGAGGCACAGAGGCCAAACCTCCTTCACTATGACTGaaaggcacagaggccacacctcctttattatGACTGAcatgcacagaggccacacctccttccatATGACTgagaggcacagaggccacacccccttcactatGACTGAGAGGCACAGAGGCCAAACCTCCTTCACAATGACTgagaggcacagaggccacacctccttcactatgcctgagaggcacagaggccacacctccttcactatgacTGAGAGGCACAGAGGCCAAACCTCCTTCACTATGCCTgagaggcacagaggccacacttccttcactatGCCTgagaggcacagaggccacacctccttcaccatgactgagaggcacagaggccacacctccttcaccatgactgagaggcacagaggccacatctccttcaccaTGACTGAGAGGCACAGAGGCCAAACCTCCTTCACCATGACTgagaggcacagaggccacacctccttcaccatgactgagaggcacagaggccacacctccttcattatgACTGACATGAACAGActagccacacctcctttatggTGACTGAcatgcacagaggccacacctccttccatATGAGTGACATGCACAGAcaaccacacctccttcctGGTGACTGATagacacagacaccacacctccttcactagacCTGGGCCTATGACTGATATTTCTCCTTCTTTCCCCCCTCTCCcaccccaaacacacccaccAGCCCCTATAGGCCCAGGGCGTTCCCCGCCCTGCATATCGACGTGCCCCCGGGGTTCAGTGTCCATGGTTACACGGTGCTCCTGCTGCTTCACAACTCAGTGAGACGCATCCTGCAGTGCCGTTACTCACCTGTGCTCTGCACCAGAGGTATGGACTCAACACTGCTCACGCTAATAACAGTTAATCAGAGCTAGGAGCATGTgctgtttcattcattcattctttcaatGCATGAGCATATCcagttctaacacacacacacacatgattctGATATTTATTGTGCAGTTATGGGGTACACCCCAGGACCCAATAAATAGTGTAAAGAATTGTGATTGATAGCAAGGCGTTTTAATGTACTAAACTGGATATTACTGATATAAATGATATCattatatcatattttttaaagaataatgtGTTTCTGTGATTTCAATGCATTCACAAATGCTCTGTACAAGTTGTACTTTCATTACTGTAGTCATTCTCACATAAATGAAGATTAATCAAAATAACTGTGTAAGACATTTTGTTAGAAAGTAAAAATCATTGTGATTATTTTACTTTATCAGGTTTCGTTAGAGCTGAAGCTTGGTTTGAAGTTTCACTTGAATCTTGTCTTTATTTTGTCCTCATCAGATAAGCAGCATGGCGAATTTGTGCAGCTCCGCCCTGTTCACATCACCCAGAAACACACGCCCATCTCGGGGAGGATCAGTTTTCCATGGAAAGCCGGCAAGCTGCAGGGAGACATCAAGGTAACGCTCTGTAGTGCTAACTACAACTACAgcctttaatattaatatctacATTAATCAtgtataacattctgagcagtgagaggtgaagtgaatgagtgattgccTCATCATgggacctgttagtgggtgggatatattagacagcgaGTGAAAAGTTGTGATtgcggatagaccactggatcagagcatctccaaaactgcagctcttgtggggtgttcccggtctgcagtggtcagtatctatcaaaagtatcctttaagcctttgaggctccacctcacaacttacaggacttaaaggatctgctgctaaagtcttggtgccagataccacagcacaccttcagggatctagtggagtccatgccttgaccgctcagggctgttttagcagcaaaagggggaccaacacaatattagtcaggtggtcataatgttatggctggtgtATACATCAATACAACACCGAACACTAAGATCTACTTCATCCAGTTTGACCTCCAGACCTCCTCATAAAACAGTTCCACTATttaaaataaggaataaaattaCTCCGTGTGTGTTGATCTGTTTGTATGAGCCAATtgctgtatatatgtatatagccgttgctatagaaacgataacgcaTTAGAACGTGTTGTTATagagaataaatgaatactttcttaaccaatcagaatgcaggatATAACTagtgctgtgtgtcatctgtgtATATCGTTGGATTCATTTAAACAGCACATTTTCACCGAGTTGCTTGTAGGGCTGCTACAAGACGTCTCCAAAAGTAACATACTGACGCTTTAACGTCTTTCTTAAAGGTTTGTTGTATTTCTGTAGTCTGgaagtgaaatatttttttagtgtttgGACTGTATTAGaacctgtgttgtgtttttatttaaacgACGGATCTTGTTGGTGATTACGAGGTTGTTTTGCGAGCAGAACTGCTGTATGATGACCGTGTCGGTGCTGGACGAGGCTCAGAGGCCGGTGTGGTGCATCAGCTCGTCCGCCGCTCTCTTCCTCCGTCACTCCCGCGTGGTGTGTGAAACCTACGACGGCGAGCAGTTGGCGCTGAGCTACGACGACACCGACGGGAAGCTGAAGATGACCCTGGTATGGATGCAGGACCTGCAGCTGTACTTCCTGATCGGACTCCACATCTGGATCAGCGTGGAGAAAATGAACACGCACTTCCACAAAGTCGTTCAGGACCACTTCTAAAGAGACGTTTTGaatttttagcatttattttgaAGGTTTAAAGTCGTGACCTGATTTTAGGTAGAAGTGTTAGAAGGTTTGGTTTAAGTCTGGACACAGAGGTTCACTGGTTTTATGTTTGATTGTTAGAAAGTTTTAGAGTCTGAGTGTCACTCAGACTCTAAAAAAGTCctgttttcagtgtttttttcagtCTCACAGCTGCTTGGAAACTTTCTCTTGTGttgtgaagtgaataaagtgAGACTCCACTGTCCTCTGACCTGTACTCCTTTTAATGTAATGCAAATCCCTGGGATGCCACCAGGGAGCGCTGTGGGGCCATTCTCCATAAACAAATCATATTTGTGagaaatttattcatttaataagCAAATCAGGTGATTTTAAACACTTGCAATTTAACCAATTTAAGTCAGGGCTTCTGAGTAACAGAAATGTCTGGGGACAGAACAAGAACCTGAAACCAAACTAACGTTCTTCTTCTCCACATCTCTCCTGTCAGTCATACCAGTATAGACACACCCCCAGTGACCCATCACCCCGAACATAGCGGGATTCAGTCCTAAATCACAGCATAGATACTGTTATTGAGAAGGAAAGAAGACAATCCAACAATCTCACACCGTTTAGCTCAGACAAATTTATTTCATGCTTCAGTAACACATTATATCTGTTATAACAGTGAGAATAAGCCTGCTATAAATGTTGGACAAAAAGGCAGCATATGTCTCCTCTAGCACTTGGCTCTGGGTCTAGAGGTTTAAATTTTGTTCAGTGGTGCGAAAGAAACACTGagaacacagcaaaaaaaaaaaaaacttgacatTTCCAGATGTTCCTGAATGATGACATGCTGTGCTTCCAAAACCTTTGTTCTTCCTCACTGGTGCCaaaggaagaaacaaacagatcaACTTTCTTCTAAGCCCCGCCCCCCAGACACGCCTAGGATGGGTGCTGATCCGAACCCCGGCCCCCCAGACATGCCCAGGATGGGTGCTGATCTAAGCCCCACCCCCCAGACACGTCCTGGATGGGTGCTGTGTAGGCTCGAGTGCTTGGATTGgtcactttgaataaaaaacagaatacTAAAAGAGAAGAGTTTACTGTACATTTCCACAAGATATTAACAGGTCGCTCAGAAGGCTTACACTGTCCTTGCTACAGCACTTGTAAAGAACTCAATCACACTGTGGCGTATTGGTTGTCTCTACAGTCATCCTGTAGTCCAGTGAGGAGTCTGATGCTGTCACGTGTCTGACGCTAGGCCTTGTGTTTTTTGCAGTGTTTCAGGGCGTCGGCCAGAGCTGCCAGAGCTTTATCAGCGTTAAACGTGCTGCAGTTGTAGCCCATCAGCCCCACTCGCAACACCTAGAGCACAGGCAGATATCAGGGGTTGGTAACACGTAACCTGGGTTTAGTCTTAAACCCAGAGAGTAGCTGTGTATAAGCACTGGTGTAGTAAATAGGGCGGAGCCTAAGTAACATGGCATACACACAGGACAGCTACATTAGCTATTAGATGTTCTCCTCACCAAGCCAATGGACGGCCCCAGACCTCCCGTCATCTCCATCTGGTGGTGTTTCATCATGTAGGTTAGAAGCTCCTTCCAGTCGTATCCTTCagggatggtgatggtggtgactGACGGCAGCCTTAAATCCTGAACACAAACAATTCACGTGTTCTGCATGTTGATAAAGACATGATGCTCAAGAAATAATGATCAAGTGATGAGTGAAGGCCCCACCTTGTCCTTGATGAAGAGTTGAAGGCCGAGATCTTCTAACCCCTTCCACAGATACTCTGCTACCTCTCGGTGCTGCCTCCACGAGTTCTCCAGGCCCTGAGAGAGGATCAGAACATCCTCAACACTGTTACTGATAAATACTCTACTCTGATTGGTCGGGAGGATAAACTGGGAATATGTTTGAAGCAGCCAGTGATTCAATATGAAGCCGTTAAACGCTTCAACAATTCAACACACCTCCTACACCGAGACTGACAAACGCAGAGGCCATGCCTCTGACACTACAActgacacagaagccacaccttcttttgTGAAGCTGATGCAGATAAACTGAAAAGATAAACTGGCTACACCTCCTGCCATAGATGGGTATAGAAGcgacacctccttcactcagactaaCAAATACAGATGAaaacacacctcctttactaggcAAACTCACAtaaaccacacctcctttattgtCCAATTTTACATAAGCCACATCTCCTTTACTGAGGTAGACTCACAGAAGCCACACATCCTTTATTGGGCAAACtcacataagccacacctcctataTTGGGCAGACTAACATAAACCACATCTCCTTCATTGGGCAAACtcacataagccacacctcctttattgggCAGACTGACAtaaaccacacctcctttattgggCAAAgtcacagaagccacacctcctttattgagCAAACTcccagaagccacacctcctttactggacCAGACTCAGATAAGCTACAACCCTTTATAGGACAATCtcacataagccacacctcctttattgtGCAATCtcacataagccacacctcctttactggagCAGActcacagaagccacacctcctttactggagCAGActcacagaagccacacctcctttactggagCAGActcacagaagccacacctcctttactggagCAGActcacagaagccacacctcctttactggagCAGActcacagaagccacacctcctttactggagCAGActcacagaagccacacctcctttactggagCAGActcacagaagccacacctccattactGGAGCAGActcacagaagccacacctcctttactggagCAGActcacagaagccacacctcctttactggagCAGActcacagaagccacacctccattactGGAGCAGActcacagaagccacacctcctttactggagCAGActcacagaagccacacctcctttactggagCAGACTCACAGAAGCCTGGCACTCAGAGAACCTTTAACTCCCTCACTCATAGGCCATgactctttcactgagactgacacatacagaggccacgcctactACGCTAGGACTGATAcacatagaggccacacctccttatcTATTGCTAAGGCACACAGCCCAATTTTCCGTAGCACTCGGACtgcctccctgtgtgtgtgtgtgtgtctggagtgATGACCTCACACTGACCTTCTCAGTGAGTATAGCGAGACTCTCTCTCAGGGTGAAGAATCCGGACACAGGGCCGGTGTGATGATACCTGCAGGACAGAGGATCAGAGCTCACACACTGACGCTTCCGCAGCGTGACTCTAACCATCATGGcttcactgaacacactcacatgcGGGCAGCTTTCCCGTCGTTACCCCAGTAGTTGGACAGGTGAGTCATGTCCAGCAGGTAGGACACAGGTTTCGTCTTCCTGTTGAACATCTTCTGACTGCAAGAGATTATTAATGGAGTATTACTCATTATTAATTAGATTATTGAGCCATTAATTATTGATTAAGATTTAGAGTTTTCCAAAAATTTATATACATTAACGTTTATCAACAATAACGATAATAAcgatatataaatattataaaaatataaaaaaagtgtACACTATTTAGAAAATCTTAATATTTTATAGATTAAAATACAGTAgtttaaacaacaaaacaggtttataaaccagcaaaaaataattgtttttattttttcttataatttataaaatcactatttttatttatttatttttttaattaattaattaatttatttattttttatatttttcattttaagaatattttttcttcttattaaaaTCAGCAAAAAACACTTAACTCACAGAAATGAGTAATTACAAACAACTTTCTTGATGtttcagcacacacacgcacacacacacacacacacacacacacacacactcaccatgcTCTTTCGTTGAATGAAATCGGGGCTGTTCCTGGAGGAGCGTTTAACGCTTTCTGTGAGCCCGTGTACAGAATATCGATCTCTGCATCACACGAAGGACGTGTTACACACTGAGCAGCGAACTCGAAAACatcattattaaatataaatattaaacagaaacacaaatctCTGGTTACTCTGTTGATCCATGAGAAGAGGTGCAGCTCCCAGAGACGCCACCGAATCCACCAAGAACAAGCAGTTGTACCTGTAAGCACACAGAGAGTCGCTCTGAAGCTGTGAGGTATCTCCTCTTTcctcctcttacaccacagagACGTGATAATAACAAAACTTTTCCATGTAAAAAAATAGAGTACTTTTTATCCGTGTTCAGTTGCACTGATGGTGTGAACTCATGCGAAAGCAGCTACAAATATCCTGTCTCTCTGCTCtaataggaaactaatcaacacaaTCATGCAgtggataaacacacacacacacacacacacactgttcaggGAGAGCTATAGGTTTGACGTATAAACCGGTTTAAATCAGACGAGTGTGAAGGTGTAAATGTCCACACGGGGTTAAACCGTGTCTCATGAGTTGCAGTTCAGTTTCAGTGACGTCCACACTGTTTAATCTGAAGGTCAGACACACTGACCGCTCTACAGTTTCTCCACATAAGTGGAGTGACTCTACATGACTTTAAGAGCTACTCTCATGACACCGCTCGGGATCACTtgtttgttggtggtgttgccatggaaacaggcTGAAGCAGCTGAGACTGATGCTTAAACCCCCAGCGGAGTACACAGCTCAGGACTGAGACTTTCTGGCATGTTCTTGTTGCAGACTGTGAGAGTTAACTGAGAACTGGAGGAAGTGTGGAAAGAAACTGAGCCGTGTTTatagtgacaggtgaagtgaattagactgagtatctcctcatcatggcacctgttagtgggtgggatatattaggcagcaagtcaacattttgtcctcaaagttgatgttagaagcaagaaaaatggacaagtgtaaggatttgagctttgagtttgacgaagggccaaattgtgatggctagaccactggatcagagcatctccaaaactgcagctcttgtggggtgttcccggtctgcagtggtcagtatctatccttTAAGCCAATGGAGGCCTTActttgcaacttacaggacttgctaaaatcttggtgccagaaaccacagcacaccttcagggatctaatggagtccatgcctcgatgggtcagggctattttggcagcaaaagggggagtgacgcaatattaggcaggtggtcatgactGGTGTTCATAACACCTGTTTGCGTATGACATGCCACGTCATTTTTCAGCCTCTGGGGAAAAGATCTGGGGTTTTACTAATTAAAGCTAAGCTATGATTCTTCAGAGCGGAATTTAAACCCGGTTGACGTAATCATCTTAGTGATCAGGTGGTCAGTGTTAGTgctacaggacacacaggaCGGGCAGAAGTTCAGCATTAATCAGTAAGCTGGAGGATCGAGGGTTAAACTGCTGgagacttcatcatcatcctcctcctcatcatcatcgtctttatcatcattatcttaATCAGGACATCACTGACGAGACcagaaggaaaaacaaacagagatacgacctctgtgtgtctgttacgtgtgtgtgtgtgcgtgtgtgtgtgtgtgcgtgtgtgcgtgtgtgtgtgcgtgtgtgtgtgtgtgcgtgtgcgtgtgtgtgtgtgcgtgtgtgagggcACTCACTTGCGGCAGATGTCTCCGATTCCGTCGACAGGGTGAACGAGACCAGCTGAGGACTCGCCGTGTGTGAGGAAGAACAGCACAGGTTTGTGTTTGGAAATCTCCTGTgaggttttacacacacacacacacacacacacaactgagagtGAAGTAACTGTTATTGATTGAGCTGCAGGTTacatcataatcacacacacgcatacacacacacacagatgatgaAACTCGTATCAGACTGGACTTTTTCTGGACAATTTTTTACCTTCTCGATTTCTTCGTTGCTGAAGTGACCACCAGGGGGTTTAACCAGAGTGTGAACTTCAGCTCCTGTTTTACATCCAGAGATAAAAACCACATcaatcatctgtgtgtgtttgtctttgtgtgcatatgtgtatgtgatagtatgtgtgtgtgtttgtgtgtgtattttatagtatgtgtgtgtgtgtgtgtttgtatgtttttgtgtgtgtgtgtgtgtgtttgtatgtgtttttgtgtgtgtatgtgatagtgtgtgtgtgtgtttttgtgtgtgtttgtatgtgtttttgtgtgtgtgtgggtttgtatgtgtttttgtgtgtgtgtgtgtgtttgtgtttgtatgtgtttttgtgtgtgtatgtgatagtgtgtgtgtgtgtttttgtgtgtgtgtgtgtgtttgtatgtgtttttgtgtgtatgtgatagtgtgtgtatgtgtgtgtgtttgtgtgtgtatttgatagtatgtgtgtgtgtgtttgtatgtgtttttgtgtgcgtatgtgtgtgtgtgtgtgatagtgtgtgtgtgtgtttttgtgtgtgtgtgtgtttgtatgtgtgtttgtatgtgtttttgtgtgtgtatgtgatagtatgtgtgtgtgtgtgtttgtatgtgtttttgtgtgtgtgtgtgtgtgtttgtatgtgtttttgtgtgtgtatgtgtgtgtgtgtgtgatagtgtgtgtgtgtgtttttgtgtgtgtgtgtgtgtgtgtttgtatgtgtgtttgtgtgtgtgtgtgtatgtgtttttgtgtgtatgtgtttgtatgtgtttttgtgtgtgtatgtgatagtatgtgtgtgtttgtatgtgtttttgtgtgtgtgtgtgtttgtatgtgtttttgtgtgtgtgtgtttgtatgtgtttttgtgtgtgtgtgtgtttgtatgtgtttttgtgtgtgtgtgtatgtgtgtgtttttgtgtgtgtgtgtttgtatgtgtttttgtgtgtgtatgtgtgtgtttgtatgtgtttttgtgtgtgtgtgtgtgtgtttgtatgtgtttttgtgtgtgtgtgtatgtgtgtgtttgtgtgtgtatttgatagtatgtgtgtgtgtgtgtgtttgtatgtgtttttgtgtgtgtgtgtatgtgtgtgtttgtatgtgtttttgtgtgtgtgtgtgtttgtatgtgtttttgtgtgtgtgtgtatgtgtgtgtttgtatgtgtttttgtgtgtgtgtgtgtttgtatgtgtttttgtgtgtgtgtgtatgtgtgtgtttgtgtgtgtatttgatagtatgtgtgtgtgtgtgtttgtatgtgtttttgtgtgtgtatgtgtgtgtttgt
The window above is part of the Hemibagrus wyckioides isolate EC202008001 linkage group LG17, SWU_Hwy_1.0, whole genome shotgun sequence genome. Proteins encoded here:
- the agxtb gene encoding alanine--glyoxylate and serine--pyruvate aminotransferase b, whose amino-acid sequence is MFPMSSLCRGVRLLVQQHAVALECCSVPCTRASSSSSSLHVPPPACMLRPLEVPFRYLFGPGPSNVSPRVLSAGGRPIIGHLHPEMYKIMNDIKEGIRYAFQTSNLMTLSMSGSGHTAMECAVFNVVEPGESVLVSVNGVWGERVAEIAQRMGAEVHTLVKPPGGHFSNEEIEKEISKHKPVLFFLTHGESSAGLVHPVDGIGDICRKYNCLFLVDSVASLGAAPLLMDQQKIDILYTGSQKALNAPPGTAPISFNERACQKMFNRKTKPVSYLLDMTHLSNYWGNDGKAARMYHHTGPVSGFFTLRESLAILTEKGLENSWRQHREVAEYLWKGLEDLGLQLFIKDKDLRLPSVTTITIPEGYDWKELLTYMMKHHQMEMTGGLGPSIGLVLRVGLMGYNCSTFNADKALAALADALKHCKKHKA
- the zgc:161973 gene encoding F-box only protein 15: MDTGRGQFLLSLRQGLERTQPGRPGGNSRGCRKKKAARDGRRRRSRSESSKPAPPPPPVVCCPAPPWSLPASCSRVNYFKRLPPEVILKIFSYLDAASLFSVCFVSRQFHELANDNVIWYELYSCEMGRRKWKLDSESADVQDVPAAVWKKLLFSEMGCHKDAVWMKKLRHMNLNTGMPEQTEQVLRSLRVVWEITLTLKRGKQSVYKQSQAFFSDSSVTVCWSGGVWPRIQNVYNVQLHGVLGSPTTITAKPAWRSLISKTLVRRMEKWRYIGEDSLVKLVQFDEGITVGVWRGTWIIAFIMATLHFHRLVERSVLGSLFCPYRPRAFPALHIDVPPGFSVHGYTVLLLLHNSVRRILQCRYSPVLCTRDKQHGEFVQLRPVHITQKHTPISGRISFPWKAGKLQGDIKNCCMMTVSVLDEAQRPVWCISSSAALFLRHSRVVCETYDGEQLALSYDDTDGKLKMTLVWMQDLQLYFLIGLHIWISVEKMNTHFHKVVQDHF